In Neofelis nebulosa isolate mNeoNeb1 chromosome 7, mNeoNeb1.pri, whole genome shotgun sequence, the following proteins share a genomic window:
- the CARMIL3 gene encoding capping protein, Arp2/3 and myosin-I linker protein 3 isoform X6, whose product MAKPSAELTRELQDSIRRCLSQGAVLQQHRVKLETKPKKFEDRVLALTSWRLHLFPLKVPAKVESSFNVLEIRAFNTLSQNQILVETERGLVSMRLPSAESVDQVTRHVSSALSKVCPGPGCLIRRGNADTPEGPRDTSPNSETSTSTTHSVCGGFSETYAALCDYNGLHCREEVQWDVDTIYHAEDNREFNLLDFSHLESRDLALMVAALAYNQWFTKLYCKDLRLGSEVLEQVLHTLSKSGSLEELVLDNAGLKTDFVQKLAGVFGENGSCVLHALTLSHNPIEDKGFLSLSQQLLCFPTGLTKLCLAKTAISPRGLQALGQTFGANPAFASSLRYLDLSKNPGLLATDEANALYSFLAQPNALVHLDLAGTDCAIDLLLGALLHGCCSHLTYLNLARNSCSHRKGREAPPAFKQFFSSAYTLSHVNLSATRLPLEALRALLQGLSLNSHLSDLHLDLSSCELRSAGAQALQEQLGAVTCVGSLDLSDNGFDSDLLTLVPALGKNKSLKHLFLGKNFNVKAKTLEEILHKLVQLIQEEDCSLQSLSVADSRLKLRTSILINALGSNTCLAKVDLSGNGMEDIGAKMLSKALQINSSLRTILWDRNNTSALGFLDIARALESNHTLRFMSFPVSDISQAYRSAPERTEDVWQKIQWCLVRNNHSQTCPQEQAFRLQQGLVTSSAEQMLQRLCGRVQEEVRALRLCPLEPVQDELLYARDLIKDAKNSRALFPSLYELGHVLANDGPVRQRLESVASEVSKAVDKELQVILESMVSLTQELCPVAMRVAEGHNKMLSNVAERVTVPRNFIRGALLEQAGQDIQNKLDEVKLSVVTYLTNSIVDEILQELYHSHKSLARHLAQLKTLSDPPSGPGQGQDPSSRGRGRNHDHEETTDDELGTNIDTMAIKKQKRCRKIRPVSAFISGSPQDMESQLGSLGIPPGWFSGLGSSQPTGGGSWEGLSELPTHGYKLRHQTQGRPRPPRTTPPGPGRPSVPITGTRQENGMATRLDEGLEDFFSRRVMDESSSYPRTLRTLRPGLSEPPLPPLQKKRRRGLFHFRRPRSFKGDRGPGSPTTGLLLPPPPPPPPTQESPPSPDPPSLGNNSSPCWSPEEESGPLPGFGGSRGPSFRRKMGTEGAEPGEGGLAPGTAQQPRVHGVALPGLGRAKGWSFDGKREGTGPDLEGSVQAWQKRRSSDDAGPGAWKPPPPPQSTKPSFSAMRRAEATWHIAEESAPNHSCQSPSPASQDGEEEKEGAQFPERTVPTRNAKDPPLASRPPKPVAVPRGRRPPQEPGGREEAEAGGAVLGMNKPRLRLGSQQDQEETEVQGPPDPGRRTAPLKPKRTRRAQSCDKLEPDRRQPPDPTAGTSEPGTD is encoded by the exons ATGGCCAAGCCCAGCGCGGAGCTCACCCGCGAGCTGCAAG ACAGCATCAGGAGGTGCTTAAGCCAAGGGGCTGTGCTCCAACAACATCGGGTGAAGCTGGAGACGAAGCCCAAGAAGTTTGAGGATCGAGTTCTG GCCCTGACCTCCTGGCGCCTCCACCTCTTCCCCCTTAAAGTCCCAGCCAAG GTGGAGAGCTCCTTCAATGTCCTAGAAATCCGCGCCTTCAATACGCTCAGTCAGAACCAG ATCCTAGTGGAGACAGAGCGTGGCCTGGTGAGCATGCGGCTCCCATCCGCTGAGAGTGTGGACCAGGTGACACGACATGTGAGCTCTGCCCTCTCCAAGGTCTGCCCTGGCCCTGG GTGTCTAATCCGTCGTGGAAATGCTGACACCCCAGAAGGGCCCCGAGACACGTCCCCTAACTCTGAGACTTCCACATCGACCACTCACAGTGTCTGTG GTGGCTTCTCCGAGACCTATGCTGCCCTGTGTGACTACAACGGACTGCACTGCCGTGAGGAGGTGCAATGG GATGTGGACACCATCTATCATGCCGAGGATAACCGGGAGTTCAATCTTTTGGATTTCAGCCACTTGGAAAGCCG AGACTTGGCCCTAATGGTGGCAGCCCTGGCCTACAACCAGTGGTTCACCAAACTCTACTGCAAGGATCTGCGGCTG GGCTCTGAAGTGTTAGAACAGGTGCTACATACCCTGAGCAAGTCGGGGAGCCTCGAAGAGCTGGTGCTGGACAATGCCGGGCTTAAGAC GGACTTTGTCCAGAAGCTGGCCGGGGTGTTTGGGGAGAACGGGAGCTGTGTGCTGCATGCCCTCACTCTGTCCCACAACCCCATCGAGGACAAGG GTTTCCTCAGTCTGAGTCAGCAGCTCCTCTGCTTCCCCACTGGCCTCACCAAACTGTGCCTGGCCAAGACTGCCATTTCCCCTCGAG GGCTCCAGGCACTGGGCCAGACCTTCGGGGCCAACCCAGCCTTTGCCAGCTCCCTTCGATACCTGGACCTGAGCAAGAACCCTGGGCTGCTCGCCACAGATGAGGCCAAT GCCCTCTACAGTTTCCTGGCCCAGCCTAATGCTCTGGTGCACCTGGACCTGGCAGGAACCGACTGCGCCATTGACTTG CTTCTGGGAGCCCTGCTCCATGGCTGCTGCTCCCACCTAACCTACCTCAACCTGGCGCGCAACAGCTGCTCCCACAG GAAGGGCCGAGAGGCCCCGCCGGCCTTCAAGCAGTTCTTCAGCAGCGCCTACACACTGAGCCACGTCAACCTGTCGGCCACGAGGCTGCCCCTGGAGGCCCTCAG GGCACTGCTCCAGGGCCTCTCCCTCAACAGTCACCTCAGTGATCTGCACCTGGACCTCAGCAGCTGTGAG CTCCGCTCAGCAGGAGCCCAGGCTTTGCAGGAGCAGCTGGGGGCTGTCACCTGTGTGGGCAGCCTGGATCTGTCAGACAATG GGTTCGACTCGGACCTCCTGACACTGGTGCCCGCACTTGGCAAGAACAAGTCCCTCAAGCACCTGTTCCTGGGCAAGAACTTCAATGTCAAGGCCAA GACCCTGGAGGAGATCCTCCACAAGCTGGTGCAACTGATCCAAGAAGAGGACTGT TCCCTGCAGTCACTGTCAGTGGCAGACTCAAGGCTGAAGCTCCGCACCAGCATCCTCATCAATGCCCTGGGCAGCAACACCTGCCTGGCTAAGGTGGATCTGAGTGGCAATGGCATGGAGGACATCGGGGCCAAGATGCTGTCTAAGGCCCTGCAGATAAACTCCTCCCTCAG AACCATCCTATGGGATCGAAACAACACATCTGCCCTGGGCTTTCTGGACATTGCAAGGGCCCTGGAGAG CAACCACACACTGCGCTTCATGTCCTTCCCCGTGAGTGACATCTCCCAAGCCTACCGCAGCGCCCCGGAGCGCACCGAGGATGTCTGGCAGAAG ATCCAGTGGTGCTTGGTGAGGAACAATCACTCCCAGACATGCCCTCAGGAGCAGGCCTTCAGGCTGCAGCAGGGCCTGGTGACCAGCAGCGCCGAGCAA ATGCTGCAGCGGCTGTGTGGCCGGGTGCAGGAGGAGGTTCGGGCCCTGAGGCTGTGCCCCCTGGAGCCTGTGCAGGATGAGCTGCTTTATGCTCGGGACCTGATCAAGGACGCCAAAAACTCACGGGCG CTGTTTCCCAGCCTCTATGAGCTGGGCCATGTGCTGGCCAATGACGGGCCTGTACGGCAGAGGCTGGAGTCAGTTGCCAGTGAGGTGTCCAAGGCTGTGGACAAGGAACTGCAG GTGATCCTGGAGTCGATGGTCAGCCTTACGCAGGAGTTATGTCCTGTGGCCATGCGAGTGGCTGAGGGGCACAACAAGATGCTGAGCAATGTGGCTGAGCGCGTCACTGTGCCCCGGAACTTCATCCGAGGGGCGCTGCTGGAGCAGGCAGGACAGGACATTCAGAACAAGCTGGA TGAAGTAAAGCTCTCAGTCGTCACCTACTTGACCAACTCCATAGTGGACGAGATCCTGCAGGAGCTGTACCACTCCCACAAGAGCCTG GCCCGGCACCTGGCCCAGCTAAAGACACTATCAGATCCACCATCGGGGCCAGGCCAAGGGCAGGATCCGTCCTCCCGGGGCCGAGGCCGGAACCATGACCATGAGGAGACCACAGATGATGAACTTGGGACCAACATC GACACCATGGCCATCAAAAAGCAGAAACGCTGCCGCAAGATCCGGCCAGTGTCCGCCTTCATTA GTGGGAGCCCTCAGGACATGGAAAGCcagctggggagcctggggatCCCGCCTGGCTGGTTCTCAGGACTCGGAAGCAGCCAGCCCACAGGCGGTGGCTCCTGGGAGGGTCTATCCGAGCTGCCCACTCATGGCTATAAACTAAGGCATCAAACACAAGGCAGACCTCGGCCCCCCAGGACCACACCTCCAGGACCTGGTCGGCCCAGT GTGCCAATAACTGGGACACGACAGGAGAATGGGATGGCCACCCGCCTGGATGAGGGGCTGGAGGATTTTTTCAGCCGAAGGGTCATGGATGAAAGCTCCAG CTACCCCCGGACTCTGCGGACCCTGCGGCCAGGCCTCTCAGAGCCGCCGCTGCCTCCACTCCAGAAGAAGAGACGCAGAGGCCTGTTTCACTTTCGCCGGCCCCGGAGCTTCAAGGGGGATAGGGGGCCAGGGTCCCCCACCACTGGGCTcctcctccctccgcccccacccccacccccaactcaggAGAGCCCCCCAAGCCCAGATCCCCCCAGCCTTGGCAATAATTCCTCCCCCTGTTGGAGCCCAGAGGAGGAGAGCGGCCCCCTCCCTGGATTTGGGGGGAGCCGGGGGCCTTCCTTCCGCAGGAAGATG GGCACTGAGGGGGcggagccaggggaggggggcctggCCCCTGGGACGGCACAGCAGCCAAGGGTCCATGGTGTTGCCCTTCCTGGGTTGGGAAGAGCCAAGGGTTGGAGCTTCGACGGGAAACGAGAG GGTACAGGCCCAGACCTGGAGGGCAGTGTCCAGGCTTGGCAGAAACGGCGCTCTTCAGACGATGCAG ggCCGGGAGCCTGGaagcccccaccaccaccccaaagCACCAAGCCAAGCTTCAGCGCCATGCGCCGAGCAGAGGCCACATGGCACATAG ctgaggAGAGTGCCCCCAACCACAGCTGCCagagccccagcccagcctctcaggacggggaggaggaaaaggagggggcCCAATTCCCAGAGAGGACCGTTCCCACTAGGAATGCCAAG GACCCCCCTTTAGCTTCACGGCCCCCCAAGCCAGTGGCTGTGCCCCGGGGCCGCCGGCCCCCCCAGGagccagggggcagggaggaggctgaggctgggggtgcAGTCCTAGGAATGAACAAACCCCGGCTGAGGCTGGGCTCACAGCAGGATCAAGAGGAGACCGAGGTCCAAG GGCCCCCAGATCCAGGCCGCCGGACTGCCCCCCTGAAGCCCAAGAGGACGCGGCGGGCACAGTCCTGTGACAAGCTGGAGCCTGACAGAAGGCAGCCCCCTGACCCCACAG CAGGAACCAGTGAGCCAGGAACAGACTGA
- the CARMIL3 gene encoding capping protein, Arp2/3 and myosin-I linker protein 3 isoform X1 — translation MAKPSAELTRELQDSIRRCLSQGAVLQQHRVKLETKPKKFEDRVLALTSWRLHLFPLKVPAKVESSFNVLEIRAFNTLSQNQILVETERGLVSMRLPSAESVDQVTRHVSSALSKVCPGPGCLIRRGNADTPEGPRDTSPNSETSTSTTHSVCGGFSETYAALCDYNGLHCREEVQWDVDTIYHAEDNREFNLLDFSHLESRDLALMVAALAYNQWFTKLYCKDLRLGSEVLEQVLHTLSKSGSLEELVLDNAGLKTDFVQKLAGVFGENGSCVLHALTLSHNPIEDKGFLSLSQQLLCFPTGLTKLCLAKTAISPRGLQALGQTFGANPAFASSLRYLDLSKNPGLLATDEANALYSFLAQPNALVHLDLAGTDCAIDLLLGALLHGCCSHLTYLNLARNSCSHRKGREAPPAFKQFFSSAYTLSHVNLSATRLPLEALRALLQGLSLNSHLSDLHLDLSSCELRSAGAQALQEQLGAVTCVGSLDLSDNGFDSDLLTLVPALGKNKSLKHLFLGKNFNVKAKTLEEILHKLVQLIQEEDCSLQSLSVADSRLKLRTSILINALGSNTCLAKVDLSGNGMEDIGAKMLSKALQINSSLRTILWDRNNTSALGFLDIARALESNHTLRFMSFPVSDISQAYRSAPERTEDVWQKIQWCLVRNNHSQTCPQEQAFRLQQGLVTSSAEQMLQRLCGRVQEEVRALRLCPLEPVQDELLYARDLIKDAKNSRALFPSLYELGHVLANDGPVRQRLESVASEVSKAVDKELQVILESMVSLTQELCPVAMRVAEGHNKMLSNVAERVTVPRNFIRGALLEQAGQDIQNKLDEVKLSVVTYLTNSIVDEILQELYHSHKSLARHLAQLKTLSDPPSGPGQGQDPSSRGRGRNHDHEETTDDELGTNIDTMAIKKQKRCRKIRPVSAFISGSPQDMESQLGSLGIPPGWFSGLGSSQPTGGGSWEGLSELPTHGYKLRHQTQGRPRPPRTTPPGPGRPSQVPITGTRQENGMATRLDEGLEDFFSRRVMDESSSYPRTLRTLRPGLSEPPLPPLQKKRRRGLFHFRRPRSFKGDRGPGSPTTGLLLPPPPPPPPTQESPPSPDPPSLGNNSSPCWSPEEESGPLPGFGGSRGPSFRRKMGTEGAEPGEGGLAPGTAQQPRVHGVALPGLGRAKGWSFDGKREGTGPDLEGSVQAWQKRRSSDDAGPGAWKPPPPPQSTKPSFSAMRRAEATWHIAEESAPNHSCQSPSPASQDGEEEKEGAQFPERTVPTRNAKLQDPPLASRPPKPVAVPRGRRPPQEPGGREEAEAGGAVLGMNKPRLRLGSQQDQEETEVQGPPDPGRRTAPLKPKRTRRAQSCDKLEPDRRQPPDPTAGTSEPGTD, via the exons ATGGCCAAGCCCAGCGCGGAGCTCACCCGCGAGCTGCAAG ACAGCATCAGGAGGTGCTTAAGCCAAGGGGCTGTGCTCCAACAACATCGGGTGAAGCTGGAGACGAAGCCCAAGAAGTTTGAGGATCGAGTTCTG GCCCTGACCTCCTGGCGCCTCCACCTCTTCCCCCTTAAAGTCCCAGCCAAG GTGGAGAGCTCCTTCAATGTCCTAGAAATCCGCGCCTTCAATACGCTCAGTCAGAACCAG ATCCTAGTGGAGACAGAGCGTGGCCTGGTGAGCATGCGGCTCCCATCCGCTGAGAGTGTGGACCAGGTGACACGACATGTGAGCTCTGCCCTCTCCAAGGTCTGCCCTGGCCCTGG GTGTCTAATCCGTCGTGGAAATGCTGACACCCCAGAAGGGCCCCGAGACACGTCCCCTAACTCTGAGACTTCCACATCGACCACTCACAGTGTCTGTG GTGGCTTCTCCGAGACCTATGCTGCCCTGTGTGACTACAACGGACTGCACTGCCGTGAGGAGGTGCAATGG GATGTGGACACCATCTATCATGCCGAGGATAACCGGGAGTTCAATCTTTTGGATTTCAGCCACTTGGAAAGCCG AGACTTGGCCCTAATGGTGGCAGCCCTGGCCTACAACCAGTGGTTCACCAAACTCTACTGCAAGGATCTGCGGCTG GGCTCTGAAGTGTTAGAACAGGTGCTACATACCCTGAGCAAGTCGGGGAGCCTCGAAGAGCTGGTGCTGGACAATGCCGGGCTTAAGAC GGACTTTGTCCAGAAGCTGGCCGGGGTGTTTGGGGAGAACGGGAGCTGTGTGCTGCATGCCCTCACTCTGTCCCACAACCCCATCGAGGACAAGG GTTTCCTCAGTCTGAGTCAGCAGCTCCTCTGCTTCCCCACTGGCCTCACCAAACTGTGCCTGGCCAAGACTGCCATTTCCCCTCGAG GGCTCCAGGCACTGGGCCAGACCTTCGGGGCCAACCCAGCCTTTGCCAGCTCCCTTCGATACCTGGACCTGAGCAAGAACCCTGGGCTGCTCGCCACAGATGAGGCCAAT GCCCTCTACAGTTTCCTGGCCCAGCCTAATGCTCTGGTGCACCTGGACCTGGCAGGAACCGACTGCGCCATTGACTTG CTTCTGGGAGCCCTGCTCCATGGCTGCTGCTCCCACCTAACCTACCTCAACCTGGCGCGCAACAGCTGCTCCCACAG GAAGGGCCGAGAGGCCCCGCCGGCCTTCAAGCAGTTCTTCAGCAGCGCCTACACACTGAGCCACGTCAACCTGTCGGCCACGAGGCTGCCCCTGGAGGCCCTCAG GGCACTGCTCCAGGGCCTCTCCCTCAACAGTCACCTCAGTGATCTGCACCTGGACCTCAGCAGCTGTGAG CTCCGCTCAGCAGGAGCCCAGGCTTTGCAGGAGCAGCTGGGGGCTGTCACCTGTGTGGGCAGCCTGGATCTGTCAGACAATG GGTTCGACTCGGACCTCCTGACACTGGTGCCCGCACTTGGCAAGAACAAGTCCCTCAAGCACCTGTTCCTGGGCAAGAACTTCAATGTCAAGGCCAA GACCCTGGAGGAGATCCTCCACAAGCTGGTGCAACTGATCCAAGAAGAGGACTGT TCCCTGCAGTCACTGTCAGTGGCAGACTCAAGGCTGAAGCTCCGCACCAGCATCCTCATCAATGCCCTGGGCAGCAACACCTGCCTGGCTAAGGTGGATCTGAGTGGCAATGGCATGGAGGACATCGGGGCCAAGATGCTGTCTAAGGCCCTGCAGATAAACTCCTCCCTCAG AACCATCCTATGGGATCGAAACAACACATCTGCCCTGGGCTTTCTGGACATTGCAAGGGCCCTGGAGAG CAACCACACACTGCGCTTCATGTCCTTCCCCGTGAGTGACATCTCCCAAGCCTACCGCAGCGCCCCGGAGCGCACCGAGGATGTCTGGCAGAAG ATCCAGTGGTGCTTGGTGAGGAACAATCACTCCCAGACATGCCCTCAGGAGCAGGCCTTCAGGCTGCAGCAGGGCCTGGTGACCAGCAGCGCCGAGCAA ATGCTGCAGCGGCTGTGTGGCCGGGTGCAGGAGGAGGTTCGGGCCCTGAGGCTGTGCCCCCTGGAGCCTGTGCAGGATGAGCTGCTTTATGCTCGGGACCTGATCAAGGACGCCAAAAACTCACGGGCG CTGTTTCCCAGCCTCTATGAGCTGGGCCATGTGCTGGCCAATGACGGGCCTGTACGGCAGAGGCTGGAGTCAGTTGCCAGTGAGGTGTCCAAGGCTGTGGACAAGGAACTGCAG GTGATCCTGGAGTCGATGGTCAGCCTTACGCAGGAGTTATGTCCTGTGGCCATGCGAGTGGCTGAGGGGCACAACAAGATGCTGAGCAATGTGGCTGAGCGCGTCACTGTGCCCCGGAACTTCATCCGAGGGGCGCTGCTGGAGCAGGCAGGACAGGACATTCAGAACAAGCTGGA TGAAGTAAAGCTCTCAGTCGTCACCTACTTGACCAACTCCATAGTGGACGAGATCCTGCAGGAGCTGTACCACTCCCACAAGAGCCTG GCCCGGCACCTGGCCCAGCTAAAGACACTATCAGATCCACCATCGGGGCCAGGCCAAGGGCAGGATCCGTCCTCCCGGGGCCGAGGCCGGAACCATGACCATGAGGAGACCACAGATGATGAACTTGGGACCAACATC GACACCATGGCCATCAAAAAGCAGAAACGCTGCCGCAAGATCCGGCCAGTGTCCGCCTTCATTA GTGGGAGCCCTCAGGACATGGAAAGCcagctggggagcctggggatCCCGCCTGGCTGGTTCTCAGGACTCGGAAGCAGCCAGCCCACAGGCGGTGGCTCCTGGGAGGGTCTATCCGAGCTGCCCACTCATGGCTATAAACTAAGGCATCAAACACAAGGCAGACCTCGGCCCCCCAGGACCACACCTCCAGGACCTGGTCGGCCCAGT CAGGTGCCAATAACTGGGACACGACAGGAGAATGGGATGGCCACCCGCCTGGATGAGGGGCTGGAGGATTTTTTCAGCCGAAGGGTCATGGATGAAAGCTCCAG CTACCCCCGGACTCTGCGGACCCTGCGGCCAGGCCTCTCAGAGCCGCCGCTGCCTCCACTCCAGAAGAAGAGACGCAGAGGCCTGTTTCACTTTCGCCGGCCCCGGAGCTTCAAGGGGGATAGGGGGCCAGGGTCCCCCACCACTGGGCTcctcctccctccgcccccacccccacccccaactcaggAGAGCCCCCCAAGCCCAGATCCCCCCAGCCTTGGCAATAATTCCTCCCCCTGTTGGAGCCCAGAGGAGGAGAGCGGCCCCCTCCCTGGATTTGGGGGGAGCCGGGGGCCTTCCTTCCGCAGGAAGATG GGCACTGAGGGGGcggagccaggggaggggggcctggCCCCTGGGACGGCACAGCAGCCAAGGGTCCATGGTGTTGCCCTTCCTGGGTTGGGAAGAGCCAAGGGTTGGAGCTTCGACGGGAAACGAGAG GGTACAGGCCCAGACCTGGAGGGCAGTGTCCAGGCTTGGCAGAAACGGCGCTCTTCAGACGATGCAG ggCCGGGAGCCTGGaagcccccaccaccaccccaaagCACCAAGCCAAGCTTCAGCGCCATGCGCCGAGCAGAGGCCACATGGCACATAG ctgaggAGAGTGCCCCCAACCACAGCTGCCagagccccagcccagcctctcaggacggggaggaggaaaaggagggggcCCAATTCCCAGAGAGGACCGTTCCCACTAGGAATGCCAAG CTGCAGGACCCCCCTTTAGCTTCACGGCCCCCCAAGCCAGTGGCTGTGCCCCGGGGCCGCCGGCCCCCCCAGGagccagggggcagggaggaggctgaggctgggggtgcAGTCCTAGGAATGAACAAACCCCGGCTGAGGCTGGGCTCACAGCAGGATCAAGAGGAGACCGAGGTCCAAG GGCCCCCAGATCCAGGCCGCCGGACTGCCCCCCTGAAGCCCAAGAGGACGCGGCGGGCACAGTCCTGTGACAAGCTGGAGCCTGACAGAAGGCAGCCCCCTGACCCCACAG CAGGAACCAGTGAGCCAGGAACAGACTGA